A window of Fusarium musae strain F31 chromosome 1, whole genome shotgun sequence genomic DNA:
TGTGCCGTTTTGGTTACCATCATGAGTCAGGCCAAGTGTCCGATTGAGTTGAAGTCTGCCTATGCCATTAACCATTCACGGGGCATCGATTGTATACTTCTTAGTGATGACACAAACATCTTGCCGCCTTTCATCATGTTCCTTATCGTTATAACTTTGTTCGAATACTAATTCGATGTAGGCTGGATGGGTTCGAAGTCTCTCTAAAGAGTACCCTACTCTTGCTTTCCACGCTAGCATTACGAACTCTTTCGGAAAGGGTTCTCTCATTCAGTTACTTCGACAATTCTCCTCCCTCCATTCTGATCGAAAACAAATCTCTGTTGGACTGATTGGTGGACCAAACACTGGAAagtcctccatcatcaacactctcctcaagaagaaggtctgCACTGTCGCTCCTATCCCAGGAGAGACTAAGGTCTGGCAATATGTCAGCCTGATGAAGCGGATTTACCTAATAGACTGTCCTGGAATTGTTCCTCCGTCAAGCACTGATTCACCCACCGACTTGGTCCTTCGAGGTGTCGTGCGTGTGGAGAAGGTTGAGCACCCTGAACAGTATATCCAGCCTCTGCTGAACCGGGTCAAGCAGCACCACATGGAGAAGACATACGAGCTCAAGGGATGGACAAACTCTACAGagtttcttgagcttctggccCGCAAGGCTGGACGACTTCTCCGTGGAGGTGAGCCTGACTTGGATGGTGTAGCGAAGATGATTCTCAACGATTTCATGCGAGGCAAGATTCCATGGTTCACACCTGCCCCCAAAACTGAGGGTGAGGCGGACGGCAAGGTTGGAAACCGTGAAGGTAGACTTGGAGAGATGCCTCGAAAGCGAAAGCAGGAAGAGacggttgaagatgaagatgcttcTGCCGAAGCCCAGCTTCATCGAGAGGCTGAAGCCGCGGAGAAGGCCGAGCAGGAGAGCCCTGATGGTTCCGACGAAGAATCAGAGTTTGAAGGTTTCGGTAGTGACACTGAGGAAGCACGATCAAGAAAGCCTTCGTTTGGTGCTACTGTGGACGGTGAAGATAGTGATGGCGATAGCGCCGACGATGATGTGATATCTATCGGTGGCTCTGAAGCAGcggatgaagaacaagaggaagaggcacCTGCATCTGCAGCTAAGCAGAGTAAAGGAAAGAAGACGAAAGGCGGTCCTCCAAACAAGAAAAGGAGGACATGATCGGCCTGGAGTTGATCAAATTATCATAGTCTTTAT
This region includes:
- the NOG2 gene encoding GTPase required for pre-60S ribosomal subunit nuclear export and maturation (EggNog:ENOG41), with the protein product MGTGKKEATRRERQGKGGDGLNNVRTKGENFYRDAKKVKHLNMYKEGKAQRNAEGKIVKAASFQSRDVPNARIEPNRKWFTNTRVVSQDTLNAFREAMDEKARDPYQVLLKSNKLPMSLIRDGKDTGNGIKQHKAKMTVETSPFAEVFGPKAQRKRVKLGVSSLDDLAGDTEKSMDTYRERLEQQKLLSGTSGDPETLGDTDKPLTMSIEPVFDKGQSKRIWNELYKVIDSSDVVIHVLDARDPVGTRCLSVEKYLKEEAPHKHLIFVLNKCDLVPTSVAAGWVRSLSKEYPTLAFHASITNSFGKGSLIQLLRQFSSLHSDRKQISVGLIGGPNTGKSSIINTLLKKKVCTVAPIPGETKVWQYVSLMKRIYLIDCPGIVPPSSTDSPTDLVLRGVVRVEKVEHPEQYIQPLLNRVKQHHMEKTYELKGWTNSTEFLELLARKAGRLLRGGEPDLDGVAKMILNDFMRGKIPWFTPAPKTEGEADGKVGNREGRLGEMPRKRKQEETVEDEDASAEAQLHREAEAAEKAEQESPDGSDEESEFEGFGSDTEEARSRKPSFGATVDGEDSDGDSADDDVISIGGSEAADEEQEEEAPASAAKQSKGKKTKGGPPNKKRRT